In Rhineura floridana isolate rRhiFlo1 chromosome 1, rRhiFlo1.hap2, whole genome shotgun sequence, the following proteins share a genomic window:
- the SELE gene encoding E-selectin has product MRKAFWSLSVLIYGLLLLKESTCWTYHPSDQNMSYPDAEKWCKTHFTHLVAIQNKEENKYLNVVLRPNPNYYWIGVRKIDSEWRWVGTNKKLTEEAKNWAKGEPNNKGQNQDCVEIYIKRTEDSGKWNDEPCGKKKAALCYTASCKPHSCNGHGECVETINNYTCYCSRGFYGRECEHVITCDPLKEPDHGTLECNHPVKDFSYNSSCHVQCMEGYKSTGLEPVSCTYSGNWSAPTPVCKVAECHKLQKPAHGFLNCSHPYGNFAWNSSCKFGCEEGFTLNGSSRLQCGASKEWDGQAPECEAVKCEVVHHPEKGFVRCSHADTELTYNSTCDFVCKEGYTLRGSPRIQCSSKGHWSEPIPVCEVVECSELKPPVHGFLYCSHATGNFSWNSSCKFACEEGFALKGSSELQCGVYGEWSGQQPECEAVKCEVVGQPERGFMNCSHLDTDPIYNSVCEFSCEEGYTLRGSSKIQCSSKGHWSEPVPICEATQCEILAHPENGFLNCSDPDGHFAYNTICEISCTEGRILNGPHRLQCLASGNWTARLPACEAPHEFVSVAIGATATGASFLSIGLLLIWLIKRFRRKAKKFTPASSCQSLDSEGTFQSSAHLI; this is encoded by the exons ATGAGGAAAGCCTTTTGGTCCCTGTCTGTTCTCATCTATG GACTTTTGTTACTTAAGGAGAGCACTTGCTGGACATACCATCCTTCAGACCAAAATATGAGTTACCCAGATGCAGAGAAATGGTGTAAAACCCATTTTACCCACCTAGTTGCTATTCAAAATAAGGAGGAAAACAAGTACTTGAATGTAGTGCTTCGTCCAAATCCAAATTATTACTGGATTGGGGTCAGAAAAATTGACAGTGAGTGGAGATGGGTTGGGACAAACAAGAAACTGACTGAAGAAGCTAAAAACTGGGCTAAAGGTGAACCAAACAACAAAGGGCAAAACCAGGACTGTGTGGAAATCTACATCAAACGAACAGAAGATTCAGGAAAATGGAATGATGAGCCTTGTGGGAAAAAGAAAGCAGCTTTGTGCTATACAG CCTCCTGCAAACCACATTCCTGCAATGGTCATGGAGAATGTGTGGAGACTATTAATAATTACACCTGCTACTGCAGCAGAGGATTCTATGGGCGTGAATGTGAACATG TAATTACTTGTGACCCACTGAAAGAACCAGACCATGGTACCTTAGAGTGCAACCATCCAGTGAAGGATTTTAGCTACAACTCATCTTGCCATGTTCAATGCATGGAAGGTTATAAATCAACTGGGCTGGAACCAGTATCATGCACCTATTCTGGAAACTGGTCTGCACCCACCCCTGTGTGTAAAG TTGCAGAATGTCATAAGCTACAGAAACCTGCTCACGGATTCCTTAACTGCTCCCACCCCTATGGAAATTTTGCCTGGAATTCATCATGCAAGTTTGGCTGTGAAGAAGGCTTCACCTTGAATGGCTCCAGTAGGCTCCAATGTGGTGCATCTAAAGAGTGGGATGGGCAGGCACCAGAGTGTGAAG CAGTGAAATGTGAAGTAGTACATCATCCTGAAAAAGGCTTTGTGCGTTGTTCCCATGCTGACACAGAACTAACCTACAACTCAACCTGTGATTTCGTTTGTAAAGAGGGCTACACCTTAAGAGGATCACCACGCATCCAGTGCTCATCAAAGGGACACTGGTCAGAGCCAATTCCTGTATGTGAAG TTGTGGAGTGTAGTGAACTAAAGCCTCCAGTTCATGGCTTCTTGTACTGCTCTCATGCTACTGGAAATTTTTCCTGGAATTCATCCTGCAAGTTTGCTTGTGAAGAAGGGTTTGCCCTGAAAGGATCTAGTGAGCTCCAGTGTGGTGTGTATGGAGAGTGGAGTGGACAGCAGCCAGAATGTGAAG CAGTGAAATGTGAAGTGGTAGGTCAGCCTGAAAGGGGCTTTATGAACTGCTCCCACCTTGATACAGATCCAATCTACAACTCAGTCTGTGAATTTAGTTGTGAGGAAGGCTACACCTTAAGAGGATCATCCAAAATTCAATGCTCATCAAAAGGGCACTGGTCAGAGCCAGTTCCTATATGCGAAG caacacaatGTGAAATACTCGCACACCCTGAGAATGGCTTCTTGAATTGTTCGGACCCTGATGGACATTTTGCCTATAACACAATTTGTGAGATCAGCTGTACAGAGGGAAGGATATTGAACGGTCCCCATAGACTCCAATGCCTAGCTTCAGGAAACTGGACAGCAAGGCTTCCCGCATGTGAAG CTCCTCATGAGTTTGTTTCTGTGGCAATTGGAGCAACAGCCACTGGGGCCTCTTTCCTTTCAATAGGATTGCTCCTTATTTGGCTGATCAAGCGTTTTcgaaggaaag cAAAGAAATTTACTCCTGCCAG CAGTTGCCAGAGCCTCGATTCCGAAGGTACTTTCCAAAGTTCTGCTCACCTAATTTAA